One Salvia splendens isolate huo1 chromosome 22, SspV2, whole genome shotgun sequence DNA segment encodes these proteins:
- the LOC121785708 gene encoding neutral ceramidase 2-like has translation MGRSVRMIWLPILLLLLLESGMASDYLMGLGSYDITGPAADVNMMGYANTDQVTSGVHFRLRARAFIVAEPQGKRVLFVNLDACMASQLVTIKVLERLKARYGDLYTGKNVAISGIHTHSGPGGYLQYIVYIVTSLGFVRQSFDALVDGIEQTIIQAHDNIRPGSVYVNKGELLDAGINRSPSAYLNNPAAERNKYKYDVDKEMTLLKFVDNEWGPVGSFNWFATHGTSMGRTNSLISGDNKGAAARFMEDWFDQNNSGSTSSDVSEPNRIPRRVSNIIRIANDNHHELLELAASFESLPGKSTTRFLSLARRVRSVLRQADRPKFVSAFCQTNCGDVSPNVLGAFCIDTGVPCDFNQSTCGGKNELCYGRGPGYPDEFESNRIIGQRQFKKAVELFSAASEKLNGKIDYIHTYVDFSNIEVTIPKEGGGTTTVKTCPAAMGFAFAAGTTDGPGAFDFKQGDNQGNAFWKLVRNVLKTPTKEQVDCQQPKPILLDTGEMKQPYDWAPSILPVQILRIGQMIILSVPGEFTTMAGRRLRDAVKKVLTSGSSKEFGTNVHVVIAGLTNTYSQYVTTYEEYQMQRYEGASTLYGPHTLSAYIQVFQKLATSLVTGKPVEPGPQPPDLLDKQISLLTPVVMDATPIGKQFGDVSADVPKNAAFKRGDNVTVAFWSACPRNDLLTEGTFALVEILRGKDMWEPAYDDDDLCLRFIWSRPSKLSAQSHATIQWIVPQTAAAGVYRIRHFGASKNLLGTIKHFTGTSSAFVVA, from the exons ATGGGGAGATCTGTCAGGATGATTTGGTTACCGATATTGTTATTGCTCTTGTTGGAGAGTGGGATGGCTTCCGACTACCTAATGGGGCTAGGAAGCTATGACATCACCGGACCGGCTGCTGATGTCAACATGATGGGGTATGCGAACACGGATCAGGTGACATCGGGTGTCCACTTCAGGTTGCGAGCTCGGGCCTTCATTGTTGCAGAGCCACAAGGGAAACGAGTTCTGTTTGTGAATCTAGATGCTTGTATGGCCTCACAACTGGTGACTATTAAAGTTCTTGAGAGATTGAAAGCAAG GTATGGAGATCTTTACACAGGAAAGAATGTTGCCATTAGTGGCATTCACACCCACTCTGGCCCAGGAGGTTATCTCCAGTACATAGTGTACATCGTAACATCTCTTGGTTTTGTGCGCCAGTCATTTGATGCCCTTGTTGATGGCATTGAGCAGACCATCATACAAGCTCATGATAATATTAGACCTGGATCAGTATATGTGAATAAAG GGGAACTTTTAGATGCTGGTATAAATAGAAGTCCAAGTGCTTACCTTAATAATCCAGCTGCAGAACGCAATAAATATAAGTATGATGTTGATAAAGAGATGACCCTCTTGAAGTTTGTTGATAATGAATGGGGACCAGTTGGCAGCTTCAACTGGTTTGCAACCCATGGAACTTCTATGGGCCGTACAAATTCATTGATTAGTGGGGACAATAAAGGAGCTGCAGCACGATTTATGGAAGACTGGTTTGATCAGAACAACAGTGGAAGCACATCATCCGACGTATCCGAGCCTAACAGAATCCCCAGAAGAGTCTCAAACATTATTCGAATTGCTAACGACAATC ATCATGAATTACTAGAACTTGCTGCTTCTTTTGAGTCTTTGCCGGGTAAATCAACCACCAGGTTTTTGAGCCTTGCAAGACGTGTGCGGAGTGTTCTGAGGCAGGCTGATAGGCCTAAATTTGTATCTGCATTTTGTCAGACCAACTGTGGAGATGTTAGTCCGAATGTGCTCGGTGCATTCTGTATTGACACAGGGGTACCTTGTGATTTCAACCAAAGTACATGTGGTGGAAAGAATGAGTTATGCTATGGTCGAGGACCTGG GTATCCAGATGAATTTGAAAGTAATCGAATTATTGGACAAAGACAATTCAAGAAAGCAGTCGAGCTATTCAGTGCAGCATCAGAAAAATTAAATGGGAAGATTGATTATATCCATACTTATGTTGATTTCTCTAATATCGAAGTCACAATTCCAAAAGAAGGTGGAGGTACCACCACTGTCAAAACATGCCCTGCTGCTATGGGGTTTGCGTTTGCTGCTGGTACAACTGATGGGCCAGGGGCTTTTGATTTTAAGCAAGGCGATAACCAG GGTAATGCATTTTGGAAACTTGTCCGCAACGTGCTCAAAACTCCTACCAAGGAACAAGTGGATTGTCAGCAGCCAAAGCCCATTTTACTGGATACTGGCGAAATGAAACAACCTTATGACTGGGCG CCTTCAATACTTCCAGTTCAGATTCTGAGGATCGGGCAGATGATCATTCTTAGTGTGCCCGGGG AGTTCACTACAATGGCCGGAAGACGCCTTCGAGATGCTGTGAAAAAAGTTCTCACTAGCGGAAGTAGCAAAGAGTTCGGCACCAATGTGCACGTAGTGATAGCTGGCTTGACAAATACATATTCTCAATACGTCACCACATATGAGGAGTACCAGATGCAAAGATATGAG GGTGCGTCGACGTTGTACGGCCCTCACACCCTCAGCGCCTACATCCAAGTATTCCAAAAGCTTGCCACATCCCTCGTCACTGGAAAGCCAGTTGAGCCGGGCCCACAGCCCCCGGATCTGCTCGACAAGCAGATAAGCCTGCTCACACCAGTTGTGATGGATGCAACTCCAATCGGCAAACAGTTTGGGGACGTGAGCGCGGACGTACCCAAAAACGCAGCCTTCAAAAGAGGCGACAATGTGACAGTCGCTTTCTGGTCCGCGTGCCCCAGGAACGATCTCCTGACCGAAGGGACGTTCGCGCTAGTAGAGATCCTCAGGGGGAAGGACATGTGGGAGCCCGCCTACGATGACGACGACCTCTGTCTCCGGTTCATATGGTCGAGGCCTTCGAAGCTCAGCGCTCAAAGCCACGCAACCATACAGTGGATTGTGCCGCAAACAGCTGCTGCAGGTGTGTACAGAATTAGGCATTTTGGTGCTTCGAAGAATCTGCTGGGAACTATCAAGCATTTCACGGGTACTTCTAGTGCCTTTGTGGTGGCTTGA
- the LOC121787492 gene encoding E3 ubiquitin-protein ligase RNF144A-like: MGNTLQKLPQSSQPQELQLQNQNAHAKPPQLEEELEAEFTCEICIEPASERFRNGGRCSHPFCTECAVKYIRAKLDDGAAGEIVCPAIGCGEALEPAAWVGKELFVRWCDALCEAAIMGEERCYCPYRSCNVLIVNECGGIVRKSRCPNCRRSFCFECKRVWHAGFGCEESAEARDRNDLAFGRLVEQNKWRRCPRCRHFVELVEGCRIVKCRCGISFCYKCGKQVHQHWCHCDRTSLCCEWCFRVSILVIFIIFAFFLLSWETRTHKITPTT, encoded by the exons ATGGGAAACACTCTGCAAAAGCTCCCCCAATCCTCGCAGCCGCAGGAGTTACAGCTCCAGAATCAAAATGCTCATGCAAAACCGCCTCAATTGGAAGAAGAATTAGAAGCGGAATTCACCTGCGAAATCTGCATCGAGCCGGCGTCGGAGAGGTTCCGCAACGGCGGGAGGTGCTCGCACCCCTTCTGCACCGAGTGCGCGGTCAAGTACATCCGCGCGAAGCTCGACGACGGCGCGGCGGGGGAGATCGTGTGCCCTGCGATCGGGTGCGGCGAGGCGCTGGAGCCGGCGGCGTGGGTAGGGAAGGAGCTGTTCGTGCGGTGGTGTGACGCGCTGTGCGAGGCGGCGATTATGGGGGAGGAGAGGTGCTACTGCCCGTACAGGAGCTGCAACGTGCTGATCGTGAACGAGTGCGGCGGAATTGTGCGGAAATCGAGGTGCCCTAACTGCAGGAGGTCCTTCTGCTTCGAGTGCAAGAGAGTTTGGCACGCGGGGTTTGGCTGCGAGGAGAGCGCCGAGGCTAGGGATCGGAACGATTTGGCATTTGGGAGGCTCGTGGAGCAGAATAAGTGGAGGAGGTGCCCTCGCTGTAGGCATTTCGTCGAATTGGTTGAAGGTTGCAGGATCGTCAAATGCAG ATGTGGGATTAGCTTCTGCTACAAGTGTGGGAAGCAGGTTCACCAGCACTGGTGTCACTGCGACCGGACCTCGCTCTGCTGCGAATGGTGCTTCAGAGTTTCCATACTCGTCATTTTCATCATCTTCGCCTTCTTCCTCTTATCCTGGGAGACTCGAACCCACAAGATAACTCCTACTACATGA
- the LOC121787491 gene encoding DNA replication licensing factor MCM4-like — MASDSSPVNTRDGQSSPDGWPTSPVSNTVSSPGDRPRRKRGRQSSYATPSPMPTGSRARTPQATPTPSSNARRRGRARRSSATPTSTDDVPPSSDVGEGNEDDAPVVYVWGTNISVQDVNAAILRFLRHFREDPQQIEGKYMRMINHVIEMEGDSLDVDAHDVYDYDSDLYTKMVRYPLEVLAIFDMVLMDMVGRINPLFEKHIQARIFNLKSSISMRHLNPSDVEKMISLKGMIIRCSSVIPEIREAVFRCLVCGYYSDPVVVERGRINEPTVCAKQECLSRNSMTLVHNRCRFADKQVVRVQETPDDIPDGGTPHTVTLLMHDKLVDAGKPGDRVEVTGIYRAMSVRVGQTQRTVKSIFKTYIDCLHLKTTDKSRMDVQDPMETENEASTGDDDSTQKSEISVEQLKELSKQPDIYERLTRSLAPNIWELDDVKRGLLCQLFGGNALKLPSGASFRGDINILLVGDPGTSKSQLLQYIHKLSPRGIYTSGRGSSAVGLTAYVAKDPETGETVLESGALVLSDRGICCIDEFDKMSDNARSMLHEVMEQQTVSIAKAGIIASLNARTSVLACANPIGSRYNPRLSVIENIHLPPTLMSRFDLIYLILDKADEETDRRLAKHIVALHFENPNSSQLDVIDLPTLTAYINYARKHIHPELSDEAAEELTRGYVEMRKRGNFPGSSKKVITATPRQIESLIRLSEGLARIRFSEVVNKSDVIEAFRLLEVAMQQSATDHSTGTIDMDLITTGVSASERMRRENLVSATRSLIMDKLTIGGSAARVMELLEELKKQNLGGGAEVHLSDLRTALSTLSAEGFLAVHGDSVKRI; from the exons ATGGCTTCCGATTCTTCTCCTGTCAACACGCGCGACG GTCAATCGTCTCCGGATGGTTGGCCGACGAGTCCAGTCAGCAACACTGTGTCGTCTCCCGGAGACCGCCCGCGCCGGAAACGCGGCCGTCAGTCCAGCTACGCTACGCCGTCGCCGATGCCGACAGGTTCACGCGCAAGAACACCCCAGGCAACTCCAACGCCCTCTAGCAACGCTCGACGCCGTGGCCGAGCTAGGAGGTCCTCGGCCACCCCGACCTCGACGGATGACGTGCCGCCGTCTTCTGATGTTGGCGAAGGGAATGAGGATGATGCTCCGGTAGTGTACGTTTGGGGCACAAATATCAGTGTGCAAGATGTTAATGCGGCGATTTTGAGGTTCTTGAGGCATTTCAGGGAAGATCCTCAACAAATTGAGGGGAAATACATGAGAATGATTAATCATGTAATTGAAATGGAAGGTGATTCGCTCGATGTTGATGCACACGATGTGTATGATTACGACAGTGACCTGTATACTAAAATGGTTAGGTATCCTCTTGAGGTGTTGGCTATATTTGATATGGTGTTGATGGATATGGTCGGGAGAATCAATCCTTTATTTGAGAAGCACATACAAGCCAGGATATTTAATCTTAAGAGTTCAATTTCAATGAGACATCTTAACCCCTCTG ATGTTGAAAAGATGATTTCGTTGAAAGGGATGATTATTCGTTGTAGCTCCGTTATACCGGAAATCAGAGAAGCCGTTTTTAGATGCTTGGTCTGTGGGTATTACTCTGACCCAGTTGTTGTTGAAAGAG GAAGAATCAATGAGCCAACAGTTTGTGCGAAGCAAGAATGTCTCTCTAGGAACTCCATGACCCTTGTTCACAATAGGTGCAG ATTTGCTGATAAGCAAGTAGTGAGAGTCCAAGAGACGCCAGATGACATCCCGGATGGAGGAACACCACACACTGTGACATTGTTAATGCACGACAAGTTGGTTGATGCTGGCAAGCCCGGCGACAGGGTAGAG GTTACGGGAATATACAGGGCTATGAGTGTCAGAGTTGGTCAGACACAGAGGACTGTGAAGTCAATCTTCAAG ACTTACATTGATTGTCTTCATCTAAAGACGACGGATAAGTCAAGAATGGATGTACAAGATCCAATGGAAACTGAAAATGAAGCAAGCACAGGGGACGATGATTCAACTCAGAAATCTGAAATTAGT GTGGAACAATTAAAAGAACTATCAAAACAGCCTGATATATATGAGAGGTTGACTAGGTCTTTGGCACCAAACATATGGGAGTTGGATGACGTAAAGAGAGGCCTTCTTTGCCAG CTTTTTGGAGGGAATGCATTGAAGCTGCCATCTGGTGCTAGCTTCAGAGGTGATATAAATATTCTCCTTGTTGGGGATCCTGGAACCAGTAAATCGCAGCTTCTCCAGTAcattcataagctctctcctCGTGGTATATACACTAGTGGGAGAGGAAGTTCTGCTGTGGGGCTAACTGCTTATGTGGCCAAGGATCCTGAGACTGGTGAAACT GTCCTGGAGAGTGGAGCCTTGGTTCTGAGTGATAGAGGCATCTGTTGTATTGATGAATTCGACAAAATGTCTGACAATGCTAGAAGCATGTTACATGAG GTAATGGAGCAGCAAACTGTTTCAATTGCAAAGGCAGGAATAATTGCTTCCCTAAACGCAAGAACTTCAGTGCTCGCTTGCGCCAACCCAATTGGTTCGCGGTATAACCCTCGCTTGTCAGTGATTGAAAATATCCACCTCCCTCCAACATTAATGTCCAG GTTTGATTTGATCTATTTAATTCTTGACAAAGCTGATGAGGAGACAGATAGACGTCTGGCGAAGCACATTGTGGCATTACACTTTGAAAATCCTAAT AGCTCTCAGCTTGATGTCATTGACCTGCCGACTTTGACTGCTTACATAAACTATGCACGAAAACATATACACCCAGAATTATCAGATGAAGCTGCAGAGGAGTTGACAAGGGGGTATGTGGAGATGAGAAAACGAGGAAATTTCCCAGGAAGCAGCAAAAAG GTCATAACTGCGACCCCAAGGCAAATTGAAAGTTTGATACGCCTTAGTGAGGGCTTGGCCCGGATTCGTTTCTCAGAAGTG GTCAATAAGTCAGATGTAATAGAGGCTTTTAGGCTTCTCGAGGTGGCAATGCAGCAATCTGCAACAGACCATTCAACAG GAACCATCGATATGGACCTGATCACGACGGGGGTATCCGCAAGTGAAAGAATGAGGCGGGAGAATCTGGTGTCGGCCACTCGCAGCCTCATCATGGACAAGTTGACAATCGGAGGGTCGGCAGCTCGCGTGATGGAG TTACTTGAAGAGTTGAAGAAGCAGAATCTTGGTGGTGGTGCTGAGGTGCATCTTAGTGAT CTTCGAACTGCTTTGTCGACTCTTTCAGCTGAAGGCTTCCTTGCTGTTCACGGTGACTCTGTTAAGAGAATTTAG
- the LOC121786113 gene encoding mitochondrial import inner membrane translocase subunit TIM14-1-like yields MSSPLIAGIAVATAALAGKYSIQAWQAFKARPPTARMRKFYEGGFQPKMTRREASLILGVRESTQPDKVREAHRKVMVANHPDAGGSHYLASKINEAKDILLGKSKSGGDSAF; encoded by the exons ATG AGCTCACCACTCATAGCGGGAATTGCTGTTGCGACTGCTGCTCTAGCAGGTAAATATAGTATTCAGGCATGGCAAGCATTCAAAGCAAGGCCACCGACTGCCAGAATGCGTAAATTCTACGAGGGAGGCTTCCAACCAAAAATGACTCGCCGGGAGGCATCACTTATTCTTGGAGTCAG GGAAAGCACTCAGCCAGATAAGGTAAGGGAAGCACACAGGAAGGTGATGGTCGCAAATCATCCAGATGCAGGCGGTAGCCATTATCTTGCTTCTAAGATCAATGAAGCTAAAGACATATTGCTTGGGAAGTCTAAGAGCGGTGGCGACTCAGCCTTTTAA